Within Dehalococcoidia bacterium, the genomic segment CGGGGATAAACCTCGACCACTTTGTGCTGGAGAACTGGGGCAGGAACGCAAAGCTGCCGTGGGACATGGTCGATTTAAGCCCGAGGGAATAAATCCTGTCGTTCTGAGCGCAGCGAAGAACCGTAGCGGATAGCCTTATTCAAGAAAGTACAAGTGTTGCCTGCGGAATAGTAGAGTCGAAATCCAGCTTATCCCAAATCTTCCAACAGTTCATCGACTGTATCGAAAACCTTGACACGCCCTGCTTTGATGTCGGCGCTGGCTTTCTTTTCGCCTTTCTGCCACTCCGGCGTCCAGAAATAGGCCTGGCTTTTATCGGTGTTTTTCATTGTGATTAAAGATTATACACCTTAAAAATAAAAAAAGGAGAGGTTTTTCGCCTCTCCTTTTGCTTATAGTATTAAGTTGTCTATCTGCCTCGCAGCTCGTTGACGACGGAGCTCAATCTTAGATTTCATTGATTGATATATTTCCTCTGCGTATCAACTCAGCTTTCAGTGATTATATTTCTCCACCCATCAAAGTGAAAATCATCAACGTTAGTACTACCAGGATTACACTGTAATAATAGAGCCATGGTTTGTGAGTGCGAAAGAAATAAAACAAAACCCCGATGGTCAATAGCGATCCGAAAAGATATGGCAGAACCGGCGAGGGATACGATACTATCCCTATGGTGACTATGGTTACAGCTGTTGGTACCGTCATAAAAATCGCTTTAATAAGTACTGGCAGCTTTGAGCGGAAAACAACCCACGAAATCAAAGCGATGATAGCGAGGAACAAAATGTGTCGCGCTAATGGGATCCATTGAGGTGCAGACTCGCGGTTGCCAGGTATAAAGATATCGATAAACTGAAAAACTAAATAGCTAAGTAGAAAGGTAAGATTTAAAAGCACAAAACCAATAGCTGCCACAGCCAGAGCCGACAGTATATTTTTGACATAAGTATTTTTTAATAGATTGCTTTTCCCTTCGGCAGCATTCATATTTTACACTTCCTCAGGATAATCGAATATGACTATAATGCGGCACCAATGGGTTGTCAATAGTTTTGTGCCTCTTAAAACATGGGTAAGATTGTCCCAGATAAAAAAAGGAGAGGTTTTCGCCTCTCCTTTTAATATTATCGTCTAAGTTGTCTATCCGCCGAGCAGTTCGTTGACCACGGCGTTGACTTCCTGGCCGTCGGCCTTGCCTTTGACCATCGGCATCAGCTTAGGCATTACCTTGTTCTTGTCTCGCGGGCCGACTGCGCCAGTCTCTGCGATTATTTTCTTAACCAGGCTCATGATCTCGTCGCGGCTCATCTGTTCCGGCAGGTAGGCCTTGAGGATGGCCATCTCGGCCTCTTCCTTGGCGGCCAGTTCAGGGCGGTTGGCCGATTTATACGCCTCGATGCTTTCCTTGCGCTGCTTTATCTCTTTGGCGATGATGCCCAGTATGTCGCTGTCGGTAAGAGTGGCCTGCCTGGCGATTTCGCTGTAGTTCATGGCTGAAAGCAGCATGCGAATTACGGAGCAGCGCAGGCTGTCGCCGCCTCGCAGCGCCTGCTTGAGGTCATCGTTGAGTTTGGTCTTGAGGGAGCTTTCCATGAGCGAACCTACTTTCCTGGTTTGGTGCTGGCGCGGGCGGCTTTGGTTGCCTGGCGGCGGGCGGCCACCTGCTTGCGGGTGCGCCGTGTCAGGGGTTTCTGGAAGCGCGCGCGGCGGCGGGCTTCGGAGAGAACGCCGTCCTGCGTCACCTTGCGGTTGAAACGCCGCAGCAGGCTGTCGACGCTCTCGTTGTCGTTGGAGAAGACGATTGTGGACACTAAGTTACCTGCCTCCTTTAATACAAAACCCAGGTCTTGTTTCTGG encodes:
- a CDS encoding GatB/YqeY domain-containing protein, encoding MESSLKTKLNDDLKQALRGGDSLRCSVIRMLLSAMNYSEIARQATLTDSDILGIIAKEIKQRKESIEAYKSANRPELAAKEEAEMAILKAYLPEQMSRDEIMSLVKKIIAETGAVGPRDKNKVMPKLMPMVKGKADGQEVNAVVNELLGG
- a CDS encoding 30S ribosomal protein S21, with the translated sequence MSTIVFSNDNESVDSLLRRFNRKVTQDGVLSEARRRARFQKPLTRRTRKQVAARRQATKAARASTKPGK